The Halotia branconii CENA392 region TAGTAATAAGCCCATAAAGTTAGACTGAGTACCGCCACTAGTAAATACACCATCAGCTTTGGTCTGATAACCAAATATTTTACACAGCCAATCGATTAACCTTTGTTCTAATAAAGTTGCAGCCGGACTCTGATCCCAAGAATCCATCGATTGATTGCTAGCACTAATTAAGACCTCCGCAGCCAGAGATGGTAAGAGGGGGGGACAGTGTAGGTGAGCAATACAAGCCGGATGGGAAATAATTGCGGAGTGATTGAGAATATTCTCACCTATGTTTGTAAGAATATTTTGCAATTGCTGGCCAAATTCTGGACAAGGTTCGATAGTTGCGAGGATTTTTGCTAAATCTTGGGGATTAACACCGCTATAGGGTTGGTTTTGACTGGCAAAAGCCTCAATTATTGCTTCTTGAGCGATCGCCATCGCTTGTTTGTATGCAGCTATACTCTGGGAAGAGTTAGTTAAAAAATAGCTGTCAAAGTTGTCTAAGTCCTCCACAACAGAGGAATTTACTGATTGCATTACCATTAGGATGCTTGGGAAAGAATGGGTAATAACTGTTGCTCTGCTGCTTTTACAGATGCTTGGAAAATCTCGCTGATGCTATCAATTTGTTCGGGAGTAACGATCAAAGGAGGTAAGAAACGAACCACACTACCAAATCTACCGCCAATTTCAATAATTAAACCCCGACGCAGACATTCGGCTTGAATGCAACTCGCTAATTGGGGATAAGTCGGATAATTTCCGCGAAAGTCCTTTTCTGCTAGGGGATTGACGATTTCTACACCAATCATTAACCCTCTTCCCCGGACTTCACCCATACAGCAAGATTCATTTTGAATTTGACGCAGATGTTCTAAAAGGCGATCGCCCACTATATCTGAATGTTCTGCAAGGCGATTTTCCAAAATATATCGCAACGTTGCACCCCCTGCTGCCATAGCTAGTTGATTTCCCCGAAATGTCCCAGCATGAGCGCCAGGAGTCCATTTATCTAGTTTTTTATGATATAGAACAACTGATAATGGTAAACTGCCACCTATTGCCTTCGATAACAGCAACACATCTGGAATTATCCCCGAATGCTCAAAAGCATAAAGTTTTCCGGTTCGTCCCAAACCAGTCTGAATTTCATCGACAATTAAGGGTATCTGACATTCGCAGGTGATGCGGCGAATCTCTCGCATCCAGTCATCGGGAGCGGGAATTACTCCCCCCTCTCCCTGAACAACTTCTAAAATCATTCCGGCTGGAGTAACAATGCCGCTTTCTGGATCGTTGAGAATCGACTCTATATAACGACTACTTATTTGATGTCCTGCTTCACCACCAAAACCAAAAGGACAACGATAATGATATGGATAAGGCAAAAAATGCACATCTGGCATTAACCCGGCGATCGCCTGCTTGGGTTCAAGATTACCAGTCAAGCTCAAAGCCCCATGAGTCATACCATGATAGCCACCATGAAATGATAATATACTGCGTCGTCCAGTAGCAGTTTTCACTAATTTCATCGCCGCTTCCACTGCATCAGCTCCCGATGGCCCGCAAAACTGGATTTTGGCATTCCGGGCAAATTCTGCGGGTAAACTAGCAAATAATTCTTCCACAAATGCATCTTTAACTGGAGTGGTCAAATCTAAAGTATGCAAAGGTAAATTCGCATCTAGACTATCTCTAATAGCATCAAGTACAACAGGGTGATTATGTCCCAAAGCTAAAGTTCCAGCACCCGCTAGACAGTCAAAATAAGTATGACCATCAACATCTTTGATATAAATTCCCTTGGCTTCTCTAATCGCCATAGAGATACGACGAGGATAGCTTCTAGCATTAGATTCCCGGATTTGTTGACGTTCTAGATAATGTTTTGATGCTGTTCCTGGTATTTCATAATAATTCTCAATTTTTGATTCTGCACGGCTAATTCCAGACACTAATGGTAAAACGACATTCTCGCCATAACAACGATGCGAACCTTTTTCTTGTGGTTGCATTTTAAATACCTCTTGATGCCTTTGACAATAAATCAATCAACTTTTTGAAAAAATTCTCAATTTTTTTAGAGGCTTTTAGAAATAAAAACAGTTACTTACAGAGCTAGGGTTAAGTCTAAGATCCAAGCTCACCAGTCTACTGAATATTTAACGCTCAAAGTTCTACCTCTAGCAGCACTATAGGAACTATCATTAGCTTGCAATTGAGAAACCACAGGAAAATATTGATTATCCAAAAGATTTTCAACGCCAATTTGCAAAGTTCCCGTACCAATTTGAATGCTGCTAATGTAGTCTAGGACAAAATAGCTATCTACAGGTCTTCTGCCAAAACTGGTATTATTTGTAAACAAATCTCGGTTTCCTGAGAATAAAGCTTGCAGACGATTACTCCATCCCGGTAAAGTTTCATTTTCTACATAAGCCGTTAACTTCAATGGGGGAATCCTAAATCCATCCAAAGCGCCGTAGTTACCATCATTATTAAGATCAATTTCACCTCCAATAAAGGTAAATGTTCCGCCCAAAGCAAAGCTCGGACTGGGTTTTACATCAACTGCCGCTTCCACACCATATATTCTTTCTGGTGCGCGGATAATTGTTCCTGGAGCTGTAAAGGTAGTACCCAATTCTGATTCGTTGTAGAAAGCAGATAAAGATGCTTGAACTTGATTCCATCTACCCCGCAAACCGATTTCGTAACTATCTACTTTTTGCGGTTCCGGACGTAATGTTTCTACAGAAAATCCTGGTGGTGCATTGCGAAGGGCTAAACCAATATCCGAAAGGGAAAATCCTTGAGAAAAGTTAGCAAATACACTTACATTATCAGTAATTGAGTATACTGCTCCAGCATTAAATAAAATTGCATCAAAATTAAGATCGCCACCCTGAATATTAACATCAGGGTTGGCTAATGTGCTAAAGTCATTAACACTAACGTCGGAGTTTTCGTAACGTACACCGCCATTTAAAACCAACTTTTCGCTAACATTCCAATTTAACTGAGCGAATACACCTAGACTACTTAAATCTAAAGGTGGAACCCAAGTACGTTCGTTATTTTTACTAAAAACCAATCCTCCACTTGCATCAAAAACAGCTCCATCAAAGGTAGAGACAATTTGAGATGTTTCTTCTTTAAAATAATCTGCACCCCAGAGTAATTTGACTTTTTCCCCATCAAATAAAGGAGTTTCAATCTGCAATCGTCCTCCATATTTTTCTGAATCTACTTCTGATTGAATAATTTCGTTACCCAAACTAGCAAATTCTCGACCATCAAAAGGGAAAAATCTGGTCAGATAATTTCGATAATATACTTGAGCCTGGACTTTACTATTTAATAAATTGTCATGATTGTATTGTAAATTCAACAGTGTGTTTTCGTTACCTGGAAGTTCGTCTAAACTCAGTCCTTCAATAGCACGAGCCTTCTGTCTTCCCGGTATAGAATTTACAGTTGGATCGCTAGCAATATCCGTATCTTGTTTTTCATCAAAGCGGTTAAACGTCAATTGCAGACGTTGATAATCGTCAAAATTGACACCTAATTTTCCGAATAAATTAATACTTCTAGCATCCGCAAAACCACCTTGAGCATTGGGATCAGAAGGAATTTTGTCTCCTTGTGCATCAAAAAAACTACCAGTGTTCGTAAATGAAATATTGCCCGTAAAATCAACCTTATCTTCGTTAACAGAAATTGTATGTTGAAAATTCGTGCTGAAACTATCTTCTTCCAATTCTCCCAAAGCTGCATTTACACCAAATTCTGTTTTTGAAGTCAATCTATTTGTATCGGCTTGTCGGGTAATAATATTAATTACACCACCCGTTGCACCATCACCATAAATCGCACTCGGACCGCGTACAACTTCTACACGTTCGATTGCAGAGGGATCAATTGTTTTCAAATCTCGGAAAGCATTGCGACTTGTAGACTGAGGAACCCCATCAATTAAAACTAAAGTATTGCGTCCCCGCAAAGATAATCCAAAATTACTACCACTTTGAGTAGGGGGTGCTAAACCGGGTACTGATTTACCAAGAATTTCAATTAAATTACGCGATAATCTAGTTTGCTGTTCAACTTCCGAACGATTGATAACGGTTATCGAACGCGGTACTTTTTGAATATCTTGCTCCGTTCGGGTTGCAGTTACTACCAGTTCAATTGGCTGGTTATTATCTGTCTCTGTTTGAGAAGTGGTAGGCTTCTGTGATGTTTGTGATTCTTGTTGTGGTGGAGTTGGAGTTGGTTTTTCTGGTGTTTGAGCAGTAGATGCTGTTGGCTTTAACCCAAAAATTAAACCCGTACTACTATCAAATAACTCAACTTGCGGTGAAGCTGTTTCTCCAATTACTTTTACTTGAATCGTGTTTGCATCTTTATTGATAACTTCTATCTCACTAATTCCCTGTATCGGCTTTAATTTAGTAAATGCATTTCCTTCAGACACGCTGAGTTGTGCGTTAGGAATTTCTGCAATAAAATTATTACCCTGACTACGATTTACAACTTGCAAATTTTGAGCCAAGTTTGTCTCTAAAATTATTTCTATACCTTGATTCGTTTGATTTAACTTTACCCCAGTTACTTTTATGACTTGAGGTAATGACTGGGCAAATTCGCGGGAACTATTAGTTAAATTGAAATTACTTACAGTTTTTTTCGTTTCTTCAATTTCAGCAAGTATTGCTTCAGCTTGAGCAAGATTATTTCCCAATGCTCCAACTAAACTAGTAAGTACAATAATTTGCAGTAATTGCTGTAGCTTCATTCTTTCCTCACATCACAAGATGAATTAAATAATTAAATGTTTAAAAACAATAACGAGTTGCAATTAGATACTACAGAAATATCCTTGACAAGCAGAATCGAACTTGCAGAAACAAAAGTGCAATTTTCTCAAAACAGTATGAATTTTCTGGAAAAAACTTCTATGACATTTACAGCAAATTGTCCCTAGTTAGGAATATTTATCAATTACTAAAAATAACATTACACTAAATTAATATTCAAAGTCTTATTGGAAACGGACTGTTTTTTATTCCAAAAGTACTTTTTTCTCTTTTGTGGTAGCGTAAGTTCGCGGACAAATACCAAATTTTTTGCGAAAAGCGGCACTAAAAGACGGTAAGCTAGCATAACCAACGCCGTAAGCAACTTGAGTTACACCCATTTGAGTTTCAGTCAATAACAACCTGGCTTGTTCCATGCGATAATCGTGCAAATATCCAAAAGCAGTAGTATCAAAACAAGCACGAAACCCTTGCTTAAGTTGGCGTTGATTCAAACCTACCTTACGGGCTAATTCTGGTAACGAAGGCGGATTTTCAAAATTACAACGTAAAATTTCTCTAGCATGATGAATTCGCTCAATGTCATTTGCACCAATAACTTTTGATGTCGAACATCTAGACTCATGCTCTGACAATACTTCTTGCAAACGTATAGAAATTAATTCTAACGCTTTACTTTCTAAATAAATTCGTTGAATTATACCTTGATAGGGACAATTTAAAATTTGATGCAAGCAAAGCTGCATTTGAGCTGTAGTTTTACCAGAATGAAAATAAAATTTTTCGTCTGTTCCTTGCAAAAGTTGGTTTAATTCTGAAGGTATTTTTTGATGATAATCACATAAGTAACTTCCTAAAATATTAGGTTCAATATGTATATCAACTTTGAGAGTTGGAGTATTTGCAGACCATTCCTGAGTTCCACTTAAACAAGGTCCTATTGCAAAGAAATTTTCTCCCGCTTGATGGTAACTTCCATCTACTAACTTGCGCTTTCCGTTGAGGTGGAAAGCAAATTCAGGTAAAAATTTTTGAGAATGGATTGATTCAACAATATTATCTATAAGTTCCAATTTATGAATATAAATAGATAAACCAGAATGCAGAAAAAATTGTTGTTGATAACCCTTACCTAGCTGATTAGAAAAACTCAAAATGTGTTCGTGGTTGTTCAAACAGCTTGTATTGTTTAATTTTTGTTGCTCTTCTTGCCAGAAATCTTCCCAATTGTTACTTGAGATAGTAATTGTCATATTGGTTTTATATATTCCTACATTATGTAAACTTAAGAAAATTAGATTTTATTTTAAAGCTAAAGCTTTGTAGAGCGTAGTATTGCTACGTCTTCATGTTTGGTAGTGAACTCACAGATGCATATAAGCTGTTAAACATTTAATTTGCACATTGATTGAGGCGGCAGGGGAGAGGGTTTGCAGCTTTTATTACCATGATGCAATTTAAATGACGATTAGCTGATTCAAGTCAACAAAATGCCAAACCAATATTGATTCAATTAGTCTCGACGAGTCGCTATAGCCAAAGATGTACCCTTTACCTGTCGCACTTTATCCATCACTGCGACAATTTTTCCGTGATTCACTGCCTCATCTGCATTCAACACCACGATTAAAGGCTGTGCGAGTTTTGCTTTTGCTTTTACTTCTGCTTCCAATCCCTCTAAACTAATTGGCTGCTTATTCAAAAATAACTTTCCAGCTTTATCTACTGTCAGCGTGACTCGTGCCGATTCAGTTGCACGCTTAGCAGAAGATGCTTGGGGTAAATTGACGGGTAAACCTTCTTCACGAGTTAGAAACAGCGTTGACATTATAAAAAATGTCAAAATCGCAAATATCACATCTATCATCGGTACAATACTAATCTGTGTTGGTATATCCGCTTCATCTGGTAGACGCATAATCAATATTTCCTCGTTCGTAATTATGACGGTAGATTAATTCCAACTCTCCACCGTATTCTGGAATTAATGCCATCTGTTTTTGTTACATTGCTCGAAATGCATTAGCAAACATAAGTGTGAAAATTGCCACAACCAATTCAGCAGCAGTATCACGACTATGCCACCTGCTAAGAACAGATTATTTGTTCCCATTTACAATTCTCAAGTACATTAATGATAATAACTACTAACTTCTACACAGGTAGATGATAATAGTTATCAACTAACTTAGAACAAATGAGAATCTATGTCAATCATTCTAAGTATACAAAATTAATGGCAGATTAAATCTAAAGGTATTTTAACCTGCTAAAGTAGTATACTTAGTAGCTGTATCTGTAAACGCCATACGCTGTTAAAAGCAGACATATCAATAGTTTGAACATTTTAATACTAAAAAATATATTTGCTGTAACAATGTCATTTAAGCTTTGAGTCAAAGGTATCTGCAAATCAGCAATTGCTATAAATTGTTAAGTAATTATCTAGAAAAATTGATTGACTTCTAGCCTAAATTATTTTAAAATTCCAAATTAATGCAAATCTATATCAATTAATGATTTGAAACTATGAGCTTTTCAAGCACGGCTCTACAGCACCGGGAAAGAGAATTAAAAGCTTTAAGACTTTTTCTCACGTGCAGTTTAATCGGATCACTGATATTTCATGTAGTGTTGCTGGCTTCCGGTATTGGCAGATATTTATTCAACAATAGGTCTGAAGTTGAGGATGAACTTGTTGAAATAACTCTTCTCGATACTCCTCCTGACGAAATTGCAGCAACAGAGGAAGTAAAACCAAAGCCAGAACCCTTACCGGAGAAAAAATTTCCAGTTATTGATACGAGTAAACCCCAACGCAACTTAGACACTACTGCGAACCAGTCTCGCGTTAGTGCTGGAAGTTCAGCAATCTCAAAATTAAAACCGATACCGACACAAGGCAAAGTCGCTGTACAAACACCACCTGTTGTAGAACAACCGATTCCCAAACCAGACATTAAACCATTCAAACAATTTAAACAAGTCGAACCATTATCACCTGCACCTGCATCTGCTGTGCGGGAAAAGCCCATTATCCCAGAATCAAAACCTGAAAAACCCGAACCCGTTGCTCAAAACAACAATCAACCACCAATACCTCAACCGAAACCAGAAACTAGGACACCACGAAAGTTCTTGACTCCCGTGACTCCTTTAGTACAACCATCTCAACCAACTCCACAAGACAGCGAAGATTTAAAAGATTTGCTCGCACAATCAAGAGATTTTAAAAGCACACCACGGGAATTTTCAACTCCTGTCACTCCTGCGATAGAATCACCAGCATCTAAACTCGATGCAAATTTAAAACGTTCCCTAACACAGGAAAGAAGCTCTAGAAGAACAGCGCGAGATTTTTCAAATCCGGTGGCTCCTTCGAGCCAATCATCAGCACCAACCCAACAAGACAGCACAGAGTTAAACAATACTCTTTCAGGAATTAGAGAAAGCCGAGACAATTCCAAACTTAGTAGCAACAATACGGCATTATCTTCACCTGATACTTCTAATATTGGCGAAAGTAGCGATAATGCTCCTAGAAGAAGACGGAGAAGTTTTGCAGGTAATATTGCAACTGCACCTAATACCGTAGATACTGGAACTAGTGGCGGCTTGGGTAACGATACGGGTGATTTAGTTGGTGATGGTGATGGACGTGCCGCTTGTCGTAAATGCGACAAGGTTTACCCAGATTGGGCAAAACGCCAAGGAATTGAAGGGAAAATAACTGTAGCTGTTGATACTGATGCCCAAGGTAATGTTATTAACGTGCGATTACTTAGTTCTAGTGGAAACAGCAGATTGGATAAGGAACATCTGGAGTTAGCACGTAACTGGAAACTCAAACCTAGTTCCAACGGAAGACAAAGTGTAAGAATTGTTACTAAATACGAAATTCACTGAAATTAACTTCTGTCTGTATTTCTGCTAGCGATCGCCAACTTCCTAGATGTATATCTATTTTAATATTGCTGTCAACTGCCCCATCCAAAAATTTTATTTCAGTTGGGCTTGATCTACAACTTTCGGTTGGGCTTCACCTACAATTTGCGCTCCTGATTCACCTAAAACTCTCGAATAGAAAATGCCTGCCAATATTGCACCCAAAATAGGAGCTACCCAAAACATCCATAGTTGCCCGACTAATTCTACACCTGCAAAAAGAGCTGGCCCCGTACTACGAGCAGGATTAACCGATGTATTAGTTATCGGAATGCTAATTAAATGAATCAGTGTTAGTGATAGACCAATAGCAATAGGTGCAAAACCTTTAGGCGCACGACCATCAGTTGCACCTAAGATCACAACTAAAAAAATGAAGGTAAGTACCACTTCTGTAATAAAACAGGCAATAAATGAATAACCTGCGGGAGAATGAACTCCATAACCATTGGTTGCGAGTGGATTGGAACCAGAAAGTGTAAATCCTGATTTACCAGTGGCAATTAAATAGACAAGACCAGCTGCTACTATTGCGCCTAATACCTGAGAAACTATATATGGAAGTAGATCAGAGCTAGGAAAACGTTTTCCTGACCAAAGTCCAAATGATACAGCTGGATTAAGATGACAACCTGAAATATGAGCAATGGCATAAGCCATAGTCATTACTGTTAGACCAAACGCCAGAGAAACACCTACAAAACCAATTCCTAATTCATTGGCGTTTGCATCAGGAAATGCCGCTGCAAAAACAGCACTGCCGCATCCACCAAGTACTAGCACAAATGTTCCAATGAACTCTGCAATACATCGGGTAAAAAGTGGTATTTTCACCATATTTATCAAATATTTCCTTAAAATTGTTTTGAGCCTAAGTATACCAGATAATTCGGCAACCAAATAAGCTTAAAAGCTCATAATATAAACCATGTAAAAGCTATTGAATTTCTTCATATAGTAGTGATGCTGCAAGGTGGCTTACCAATTCCTCAACCAACAACCATTGCTTACGAAGTTTAAGTTTTGTTTGTAAAGTGGACAATGCCAACCTACAAACAAAACTTAAAAAAAATCAACGTATAACTACTATTAAATTGCTTGCAGCTGACAAAGCAACAAACCAAACCACTGATTGGCATCAGTCCAGACATGACGCGGTATTAAACCCCATGCTGTTAGTTGCTGCTGTATAGTATTAAGGTCAAATTTGCGGGAAACTTCAGTGAGGATAGTCTCGCTTGCTGCAAAATTAACGGTGAGGTTAAGAGATTTCAATTGCACAGTTTGCGATCGCAAGCTTCGTAGATGCATTTCTATTTGATGCTCTGTTTGATTATAAAACGCCCAGTGTTCAAACTGCGTTGTGTCAAAATTCCCTTCAAACCGTCGATTTAAATGATCTAACATATTAATGTTAAAAGCTGCTGTTACGCCTTGGCGATCGTTATAAGCTGGTGACAAAATATGTTTGGGTTTTTGCAAGTCTATACCTAATAAAAAATATTCTCCTACTTGCAAAGCATTTGTAATTTGGGAAAAGAAAACATCACATTGTTGAGGCTGGAGATTACCTA contains the following coding sequences:
- the aqpZ gene encoding aquaporin Z, which translates into the protein MVKIPLFTRCIAEFIGTFVLVLGGCGSAVFAAAFPDANANELGIGFVGVSLAFGLTVMTMAYAIAHISGCHLNPAVSFGLWSGKRFPSSDLLPYIVSQVLGAIVAAGLVYLIATGKSGFTLSGSNPLATNGYGVHSPAGYSFIACFITEVVLTFIFLVVILGATDGRAPKGFAPIAIGLSLTLIHLISIPITNTSVNPARSTGPALFAGVELVGQLWMFWVAPILGAILAGIFYSRVLGESGAQIVGEAQPKVVDQAQLK
- a CDS encoding helix-turn-helix transcriptional regulator, translated to MTITISSNNWEDFWQEEQQKLNNTSCLNNHEHILSFSNQLGKGYQQQFFLHSGLSIYIHKLELIDNIVESIHSQKFLPEFAFHLNGKRKLVDGSYHQAGENFFAIGPCLSGTQEWSANTPTLKVDIHIEPNILGSYLCDYHQKIPSELNQLLQGTDEKFYFHSGKTTAQMQLCLHQILNCPYQGIIQRIYLESKALELISIRLQEVLSEHESRCSTSKVIGANDIERIHHAREILRCNFENPPSLPELARKVGLNQRQLKQGFRACFDTTAFGYLHDYRMEQARLLLTETQMGVTQVAYGVGYASLPSFSAAFRKKFGICPRTYATTKEKKVLLE
- a CDS encoding ExbD/TolR family protein; this encodes MRLPDEADIPTQISIVPMIDVIFAILTFFIMSTLFLTREEGLPVNLPQASSAKRATESARVTLTVDKAGKLFLNKQPISLEGLEAEVKAKAKLAQPLIVVLNADEAVNHGKIVAVMDKVRQVKGTSLAIATRRD
- a CDS encoding TonB-dependent receptor domain-containing protein, which translates into the protein MKLQQLLQIIVLTSLVGALGNNLAQAEAILAEIEETKKTVSNFNLTNSSREFAQSLPQVIKVTGVKLNQTNQGIEIILETNLAQNLQVVNRSQGNNFIAEIPNAQLSVSEGNAFTKLKPIQGISEIEVINKDANTIQVKVIGETASPQVELFDSSTGLIFGLKPTASTAQTPEKPTPTPPQQESQTSQKPTTSQTETDNNQPIELVVTATRTEQDIQKVPRSITVINRSEVEQQTRLSRNLIEILGKSVPGLAPPTQSGSNFGLSLRGRNTLVLIDGVPQSTSRNAFRDLKTIDPSAIERVEVVRGPSAIYGDGATGGVINIITRQADTNRLTSKTEFGVNAALGELEEDSFSTNFQHTISVNEDKVDFTGNISFTNTGSFFDAQGDKIPSDPNAQGGFADARSINLFGKLGVNFDDYQRLQLTFNRFDEKQDTDIASDPTVNSIPGRQKARAIEGLSLDELPGNENTLLNLQYNHDNLLNSKVQAQVYYRNYLTRFFPFDGREFASLGNEIIQSEVDSEKYGGRLQIETPLFDGEKVKLLWGADYFKEETSQIVSTFDGAVFDASGGLVFSKNNERTWVPPLDLSSLGVFAQLNWNVSEKLVLNGGVRYENSDVSVNDFSTLANPDVNIQGGDLNFDAILFNAGAVYSITDNVSVFANFSQGFSLSDIGLALRNAPPGFSVETLRPEPQKVDSYEIGLRGRWNQVQASLSAFYNESELGTTFTAPGTIIRAPERIYGVEAAVDVKPSPSFALGGTFTFIGGEIDLNNDGNYGALDGFRIPPLKLTAYVENETLPGWSNRLQALFSGNRDLFTNNTSFGRRPVDSYFVLDYISSIQIGTGTLQIGVENLLDNQYFPVVSQLQANDSSYSAARGRTLSVKYSVDW
- a CDS encoding energy transducer TonB, which produces MLLASGIGRYLFNNRSEVEDELVEITLLDTPPDEIAATEEVKPKPEPLPEKKFPVIDTSKPQRNLDTTANQSRVSAGSSAISKLKPIPTQGKVAVQTPPVVEQPIPKPDIKPFKQFKQVEPLSPAPASAVREKPIIPESKPEKPEPVAQNNNQPPIPQPKPETRTPRKFLTPVTPLVQPSQPTPQDSEDLKDLLAQSRDFKSTPREFSTPVTPAIESPASKLDANLKRSLTQERSSRRTARDFSNPVAPSSQSSAPTQQDSTELNNTLSGIRESRDNSKLSSNNTALSSPDTSNIGESSDNAPRRRRRSFAGNIATAPNTVDTGTSGGLGNDTGDLVGDGDGRAACRKCDKVYPDWAKRQGIEGKITVAVDTDAQGNVINVRLLSSSGNSRLDKEHLELARNWKLKPSSNGRQSVRIVTKYEIH
- a CDS encoding aspartate aminotransferase family protein; amino-acid sequence: MQPQEKGSHRCYGENVVLPLVSGISRAESKIENYYEIPGTASKHYLERQQIRESNARSYPRRISMAIREAKGIYIKDVDGHTYFDCLAGAGTLALGHNHPVVLDAIRDSLDANLPLHTLDLTTPVKDAFVEELFASLPAEFARNAKIQFCGPSGADAVEAAMKLVKTATGRRSILSFHGGYHGMTHGALSLTGNLEPKQAIAGLMPDVHFLPYPYHYRCPFGFGGEAGHQISSRYIESILNDPESGIVTPAGMILEVVQGEGGVIPAPDDWMREIRRITCECQIPLIVDEIQTGLGRTGKLYAFEHSGIIPDVLLLSKAIGGSLPLSVVLYHKKLDKWTPGAHAGTFRGNQLAMAAGGATLRYILENRLAEHSDIVGDRLLEHLRQIQNESCCMGEVRGRGLMIGVEIVNPLAEKDFRGNYPTYPQLASCIQAECLRRGLIIEIGGRFGSVVRFLPPLIVTPEQIDSISEIFQASVKAAEQQLLPILSQAS